A segment of the Daphnia pulex isolate KAP4 chromosome 10, ASM2113471v1 genome:
TTGAGCAAAGAACCGAAAGCCATGGCCTCGCCGAGGGCCCAGTCGACCGTGCGGGTCTCGACCATCTCCATACGGGCGCGCAGGATGCGCTCGATACCCTTGTGGACGACAAATTCGGCAGCGTTGGGTGGCGTGCTGGAAAAGCGCTTGCCAATGTGCTTCAAAGTCTCTTCAATGACGCCAGTATTGCCCATTTTCAGCGGGTTCTTGCCTACAAAGTCGCAAAAACAAGTTAGGAATAGAAACAActgggaaaaacaaatgactcACCTTCGAAGAAACCGGACCAGGGTGAATCCAGCCAATCCTTGTAGCGGATTTGAGTTTCCTTCTGGGCTTTGACGTAGGCCTCTTCGCAGATTTTCTCGTATTTATTACGGACATCGTCGACCTCTTCCTTGGTGACGGTTCCCTCCTCGATCAGCTTGGCGCTGTACTTTTCCATGACGCTCTTCATTTTGCGGATCTTGCTGTACATCAGCGGTTGCGTAAACATTGGCTCGTCGATCTCGTTGTGTCCACCGCGACGGTACGACACCAAATCGACCACGACATCCTGCGGAATTCAAAAGAATCAGACCAGAGCTggagattttaaaaaacaaaagaaatatttgaatcgAACCTTGTGGAAAGTAGCGCGCCACTCTGCGGCCACTTTGCAAACGTGCATGACGGCTTCGGGATCGTCGGCGTTGACGTGGAAAATGGGGGCATTGACGACGCGGGCCACGTCCGTGCAATAGGGCGACGAACGCGAATGGCGGGGATCAGTGGTGAAACCAATCTGGTTGTTGGCCACGATGTGAATCGTGCCGCGGGTCGTGTAGTCGGGCAAATCAGACAAAGTGAACGTCTCGTACACGATGCCCTGGCCAGAGAAAGCGGCGTCGCCGTGCAGAAGAATCGACATTGTCTACAGGAATCAGAAAtaagttaattcatttaattatgTTTTCTCGAAATTTCTAAAGAATCAGACCTTTTTGCCTTCGCTGTCGCCCTTGTAGAACTGCTCGGCGCGCGTCTTTCCCTGCACGATCGTGTCGACGGCCTCCAAATGCGACGGATTAGCCACAACGGCTAAACGGATGTTCTTATTCGTCACGCGATTCAATCGCTCAATGTACGTGCCCAAGTGATATTTGACGTCTCCAGATCCCTAGGCAAATAACGGTATCAGTTTCTAGTTCGCTAGCAACAAATAATGCAAAACTTCTTTCGATTTCTTACATCATCGGCGGCTTCCAATCCGGCGAACTGAGCAAAGATTTGTTCGAGGGGCTTGCGACAGACGTTGGCCAAGACGTTCAAGCGTCCTCGATGGGGCATTCCCATGATGATCGACTCGACTCCCAACTCGCTGGATTTGTCGATAATGGTCTTCATGGCCGGAATAAGCATTTCGCAACCCTCTAGGCCGAAGCGCTTCTCGGACGTCCATTTTCGTGCCAAGAAAGCCTCAAATCTATAGGGATTTTGTGCGGATCGATAAGTATTTGTTGACAAACAAgatcaaaggagaaaaaagtttgaaagttTAGGGTTTCCTTACCCGGCCGCACGTGTGACACGGGCCAGGAGGAGTCTTTTGCCTTCGGCGTCCAGACTCATGGCGCCGGGCGTCTCGAAACGCTTCCGAATCCAGTTGCATTGCTCCAAAGAGTTGATGAACATAAACTCGACACCAATGTGACGGCAATAGGCCGCCTCCAGTCGGCTGAGGATCTCTCTGAGTGGCAGTGCTCGCTCGTCCGGCTTCCCGATGTAGGTGGTGGCTGGCAGTTTGAAAATGCGGTCCATATCCTTTTCCTCTGTTGgtaccaaataaaacaaactgtCATGTTTAATATTCTCAATCAAACGAGTAGAGTGAGagcaattgaaaaatgtacGACGTAAGTAATTGAGCTCCAAGGACgacaaggatttttttttttacaaggcaGTCCACCAGCATTAATCAGCTCTTAACAAGCCCTTACTTACCGGAAGCAATCCATTTCGGTCTCGAACGCAGATTAAAAGGGATAACgcgaagaaatggaaataaaaaaaagaaaaaaaaagaagcgataATACTACGTACGCCATTGGAGGGAGCGGGCGGGAGGAGGGGCCACTTCGTAGTGTGTTTGCTTCTCAGATAGCTGACTATCACTATCATGATCCATGCCTAGCGGTAAATTATCTAAACCAGGTTAATCTTACGCAAAGCTGAGCTGTGCTGTTTGATTTAGCATGCTACTTTCAACAGATAAGGAAAATCTAATGCTTTTCAATTGGTTTTTTTAGGGGAACTGTAAACAATAAGCACACACATGATTCAGCCACAGTCGGCTTGATCCATAAAAACCAGATATCAAAGAAGCAAATTAGAACTACTAGTACTAGATCTAATGGGTTAAATAAAGCGAAGAAATTAGCGAGTGATgaatggtttttttgtttgtttttttaccaaaacGGTAGGTGGCCAGCTGTAATTCAGGAGCAATGGTCGCGTCCAAATCGGCCAAATTGATGCC
Coding sequences within it:
- the LOC124203623 gene encoding 2-oxoglutarate dehydrogenase, mitochondrial-like isoform X6, coding for MHRTRSLVAGLLPLIPGAAPERLAVWLVKGYVQNSSARAPLAALNIRQYSAAPPPPTQAAAEPFLNGSSSVYVEEMYNSWLQDPKSVHASWDSFFRNASAGAAPGQAYQAPPSLAVPGRHEIPITALVPQMSMSGVSTGLPIDEKIIDDHLAVQAIIRSYQTRGHHIADLDPLGINLADLDATIAPELQLATYRFGMDHDSDSQLSEKQTHYEVAPPPARSLQWQEKDMDRIFKLPATTYIGKPDERALPLREILSRLEAAYCRHIGVEFMFINSLEQCNWIRKRFETPGAMSLDAEGKRLLLARVTRAAGFEAFLARKWTSEKRFGLEGCEMLIPAMKTIIDKSSELGVESIIMGMPHRGRLNVLANVCRKPLEQIFAQFAGLEAADDGSGDVKYHLGTYIERLNRVTNKNIRLAVVANPSHLEAVDTIVQGKTRAEQFYKGDSEGKKTMSILLHGDAAFSGQGIVYETFTLSDLPDYTTRGTIHIVANNQIGFTTDPRHSRSSPYCTDVARVVNAPIFHVNADDPEAVMHVCKVAAEWRATFHKDVVVDLVSYRRGGHNEIDEPMFTQPLMYSKIRKMKSVMEKYSAKLIEEGTVTKEEVDDVRNKYEKICEEAYVKAQKETQIRYKDWLDSPWSGFFEGKNPLKMGNTGVIEETLKHIGKRFSSTPPNAAEFVVHKGIERILRARMEMVETRTVDWALGEAMAFGSLLKEGIHVRLSGQDVERGTFSHRHHVLHHQTSDKSTYKPLCNLYPDQAPYTVCNSSLSEFGVLGFELGYSMTNPNALVCWEAQFGDFFNTAQCIIDQFIASGQSKWVRQSGIVLLLPHGMEGMGPEHSSARPERFLHACSEDPETFPAETEEFAIRQLHDTNMIVANCSTPANYFHILRRQIAMPFRKPLIIFTPKSLLRHPEAKSSFDDMVETTGFKRVIPEAGLAASQPEAVRKVIFCSGKIYYELKKAREDRGLDSAVAITRIEQICPFPFDLIRDEINKYPNAELKWAQEEHKNMGVWSFVQPRFHTAMQGSSERRLSYVGRGVSASPATGSKRQHLKEAAQLLEDAFAGL
- the LOC124203623 gene encoding 2-oxoglutarate dehydrogenase, mitochondrial-like isoform X5 — encoded protein: MHRTRSLVAGLLPLIPGAAPERLAVWLVKGYVQNSSARAPLAALNIRQYSAAPPPPTQAAAEPFLNGSSSVYVEEMYNSWLQDPKSVHASWDSFFRNASAGAAPGQAYQAPPSLAVPGRHEIPITALVPQMSMSGVSTGLPIDEKIIDDHLAVQAIIRSYQTRGHHIADLDPLGINLADLDATIAPELQLATYRFDNLPLGMDHDSDSQLSEKQTHYEVAPPPARSLQWQEKDMDRIFKLPATTYIGKPDERALPLREILSRLEAAYCRHIGVEFMFINSLEQCNWIRKRFETPGAMSLDAEGKRLLLARVTRAAGFEAFLARKWTSEKRFGLEGCEMLIPAMKTIIDKSSELGVESIIMGMPHRGRLNVLANVCRKPLEQIFAQFAGLEAADDGSGDVKYHLGTYIERLNRVTNKNIRLAVVANPSHLEAVDTIVQGKTRAEQFYKGDSEGKKTMSILLHGDAAFSGQGIVYETFTLSDLPDYTTRGTIHIVANNQIGFTTDPRHSRSSPYCTDVARVVNAPIFHVNADDPEAVMHVCKVAAEWRATFHKDVVVDLVSYRRGGHNEIDEPMFTQPLMYSKIRKMKSVMEKYSAKLIEEGTVTKEEVDDVRNKYEKICEEAYVKAQKETQIRYKDWLDSPWSGFFEGKNPLKMGNTGVIEETLKHIGKRFSSTPPNAAEFVVHKGIERILRARMEMVETRTVDWALGEAMAFGSLLKEGIHVRLSGQDVERGTFSHRHHVLHHQTSDKSTYKPLCNLYPDQAPYTVCNSSLSEFGVLGFELGYSMTNPNALVCWEAQFGDFFNTAQCIIDQFIASGQSKWVRQSGIVLLLPHGMEGMGPEHSSARPERFLHACSEDPETFPAETEEFAIRQLHDTNMIVANCSTPANYFHILRRQIAMPFRKPLIIFTPKSLLRHPEAKSSFDDMVETTGFKRVIPEAGLAASQPEAVRKVIFCSGKIYYELKKAREDRGLDSAVAITRIEQICPFPFDLIRDEINKYPNAELKWAQEEHKNMGVWSFVQPRFHTAMQGSSERRLSYVGRGVSASPATGSKRQHLKEAAQLLEDAFAGL